The following are encoded together in the Lactuca sativa cultivar Salinas chromosome 1, Lsat_Salinas_v11, whole genome shotgun sequence genome:
- the LOC111921705 gene encoding constitutive photomorphogenesis protein 10-like, whose amino-acid sequence MRFPRSSLYFFFLICFPIICFYFLYFKTRIYHCNVDSTGNVSLDILEDNSWSPALTISKMLLALRSIFTNPNPYKPQVPGITHLYLVDRSKHDALSAEWTQRFAK is encoded by the exons ATGCGGTTTCCACG ttcatctttatattttttttttcttatttgttttccaattatttgtttttattttttgtatttcaaAACACGAATATATCATTGCAATGTAGATTCAACAGGCAATGTTAGCTTGGATATCTTGGAAGATAATAGTTGGAGTCCTGCTTTAACAATTTCAAAGATGCTACTTGCTTTGAGATCAATCTTCACCAACCCTAACCCTT ATAAACCTCAAGTTCCAGGAATTACTCATTTGTATTTGGTAGACAGAAGTAAACATGATGCATTAT CTGCAGAATGGACTCAACGATTTGCAAAGTAA
- the LOC111921703 gene encoding 10-epi-juneol synthase isoform X2, whose translation MAANESNTTQKENSKTSTDPVRPVANFPPPIWDDRLLSLTVDYLELEAYAKAIDEPKEELRRLIINVNMDSNAKLCLINSVYRLGLRYMFREEIECQLDKLFKELNMEDYDQADLHTVSTNFQVFRQHGYKLSCDVFNKFKDHSSGKFKEYITADVRGMLSFYESTQLRIRGESILDEAIVFTEAHLVDVVDTLEGNLARQVRHALRSYFHRGMHIVEARLYFSNYEKECSTYDSLSKLANTHVNYLQQLHKEELRIFTEWIKDMDFKTITPYARDRTPEVYLWAIAIFPEPDYSQSRIVLAKMVQLILVLDDIYDAYGTIEELRLLTSAINSWEINVMEQLPEYIKPLYNILLNELTEVEKQLSREGRADRVYASKQAFQELAGGYLQEAEWRYHRHVPSFEEYLRNGLITSTYDVFIKSSLMVMGDIVCDKALAWYESRTNIEEAAKLLGRIYNDVTTYQFEGERAQQVESVHTYMKTFGVPENVAVNELKKMIENNWKDINEGCLKPTEVSMELLAPILNLSRMTDTIYRYNDRFTFPENTIVEYVTLLFIDSVPKY comes from the exons ATGGCCGCAAATGAATCTAATACCACCCAGAAAGAAAACAGCAAAACTAGCACAGATCCAGTGCGTCCTGTTGCCAACTTCCCTCCTCCTATCTGGGATGATCGTTTATTGTCGTTAACTGTTGACTATTTG GAGTTGGAAGCATACGCTAAAGCCATTGACGAGCCAAAAGAAGAGCTGAGAAGATTGATAATTAATGTAAACATGGATTCAAATGCGAAATTATGTTTGATCAATTCTGTCTACCGTCTTGGCTTGAGATATATGTTTCGGGAAGAGATTGAATGTCAACTTGACAAACTTTTCAAGGAGCTGAACATGGAAGATTATGATCAAGCTGATCTTCATACAGTTTCGACCAACTTCCAAGTTTTCAGACAACATGGTTATAAATTGTCTTGTG ATGTGTTTAACAAGTTCAAAGACCATAGCTCAGGTAAATTCAAGGAATATATTACAGCTGATGTGAGGGGCATGTTAAGTTTTTATGAATCTACACAACTGAGAATAAGAGGAGAATCTATTTTAGATGAAGCTATCGTCTTCACAGAAGCTCATCTTGTAGATGTTGTAGACACTCTTGAAGGTAATCTTGCACGACAGGTGAGACATGCATTGAGGAGTTATTTTCATCGTGGGATGCATATTGTAGAAGCAAGGTTATATTTCTCCAACTATGAAAAAGAATGTTCCACGTATGATTCACTATCAAAGCTTGCAAATACTCACGTCAACTACCTTCAGCAACTACACAAGGAAGAACTGCGCATCTTCACAGA GTGGATCAAGGACATGGATTTCAAGACTATAACTCCTTATGCAAGAGATAGAACACCTGAAGTTTACTTATGGGCAATCGCTATATTTCCGGAGCCTGATTACTCTCAATCTAGAATCGTACTAGCGAAAATGGTTCAACTAATTTTGGTGTTAGATGACATATATGATGCATATGGTACTATTGAAGAGCTTCGACTTTTAACTAGTGCCATAAACAG TTGGGAAATTAATGTTATGGAACAACTCCCGGAATATATTAAACCACTCTACAACATTCTCTTGAACGAGCTTACTGAAGTTGAAAAACAACTATCTAGAGAGGGAAGAGCAGACAGGGTTTATGCTTCAAAACAAGCA TTTCAAGAACTAGCTGGAGGTTACCTACAAGAGGCTGAGTGGAGATATCATAGACACGTGCCATCATTCGAAGAGTATTTGAGGAATGGATTAATTACTTCTACGTATGATGTTTTCATAAAATCTTCTTTAATGGTTATGGGAGATATTGTTTGTGACAAGGCTTTGGCTTGGTATGAAAGTCGTACAAATATTGAGGAAGCTGCAAAGTTACTAGGAAGAATTTATAATGATGTTACAACTTACCAG TTTGAGGGTGAAAGAGCACAACAAGTCGAATCAGTGCATACGTATATGAAGACTTTCGGGGTGCCAGAAAATGTAGCTGTTAATGAACTCAAGAAAATGATTGAAAATAATTGGAAAGATATCAACGAGGGATGTCTTAAGCCAACTGAAGTTTCAATGGAACTTCTTGCACCAATTCTTAATCTTTCTAGAATGACTGATACGATATATAGGTACAATGACAGGTTCACTTTTCCAGAAAACACAATTGTGGAGTACGTTACGCTGTTATTCATAGATTCTGTTCCAAAGTATTAA
- the LOC111921703 gene encoding 10-epi-juneol synthase isoform X1 has protein sequence MAANESNTTQKENSKTSTDPVRPVANFPPPIWDDRLLSLTVDYLVRELEAYAKAIDEPKEELRRLIINVNMDSNAKLCLINSVYRLGLRYMFREEIECQLDKLFKELNMEDYDQADLHTVSTNFQVFRQHGYKLSCDVFNKFKDHSSGKFKEYITADVRGMLSFYESTQLRIRGESILDEAIVFTEAHLVDVVDTLEGNLARQVRHALRSYFHRGMHIVEARLYFSNYEKECSTYDSLSKLANTHVNYLQQLHKEELRIFTEWIKDMDFKTITPYARDRTPEVYLWAIAIFPEPDYSQSRIVLAKMVQLILVLDDIYDAYGTIEELRLLTSAINSWEINVMEQLPEYIKPLYNILLNELTEVEKQLSREGRADRVYASKQAFQELAGGYLQEAEWRYHRHVPSFEEYLRNGLITSTYDVFIKSSLMVMGDIVCDKALAWYESRTNIEEAAKLLGRIYNDVTTYQFEGERAQQVESVHTYMKTFGVPENVAVNELKKMIENNWKDINEGCLKPTEVSMELLAPILNLSRMTDTIYRYNDRFTFPENTIVEYVTLLFIDSVPKY, from the exons ATGGCCGCAAATGAATCTAATACCACCCAGAAAGAAAACAGCAAAACTAGCACAGATCCAGTGCGTCCTGTTGCCAACTTCCCTCCTCCTATCTGGGATGATCGTTTATTGTCGTTAACTGTTGACTATTTGGTAAGA GAGTTGGAAGCATACGCTAAAGCCATTGACGAGCCAAAAGAAGAGCTGAGAAGATTGATAATTAATGTAAACATGGATTCAAATGCGAAATTATGTTTGATCAATTCTGTCTACCGTCTTGGCTTGAGATATATGTTTCGGGAAGAGATTGAATGTCAACTTGACAAACTTTTCAAGGAGCTGAACATGGAAGATTATGATCAAGCTGATCTTCATACAGTTTCGACCAACTTCCAAGTTTTCAGACAACATGGTTATAAATTGTCTTGTG ATGTGTTTAACAAGTTCAAAGACCATAGCTCAGGTAAATTCAAGGAATATATTACAGCTGATGTGAGGGGCATGTTAAGTTTTTATGAATCTACACAACTGAGAATAAGAGGAGAATCTATTTTAGATGAAGCTATCGTCTTCACAGAAGCTCATCTTGTAGATGTTGTAGACACTCTTGAAGGTAATCTTGCACGACAGGTGAGACATGCATTGAGGAGTTATTTTCATCGTGGGATGCATATTGTAGAAGCAAGGTTATATTTCTCCAACTATGAAAAAGAATGTTCCACGTATGATTCACTATCAAAGCTTGCAAATACTCACGTCAACTACCTTCAGCAACTACACAAGGAAGAACTGCGCATCTTCACAGA GTGGATCAAGGACATGGATTTCAAGACTATAACTCCTTATGCAAGAGATAGAACACCTGAAGTTTACTTATGGGCAATCGCTATATTTCCGGAGCCTGATTACTCTCAATCTAGAATCGTACTAGCGAAAATGGTTCAACTAATTTTGGTGTTAGATGACATATATGATGCATATGGTACTATTGAAGAGCTTCGACTTTTAACTAGTGCCATAAACAG TTGGGAAATTAATGTTATGGAACAACTCCCGGAATATATTAAACCACTCTACAACATTCTCTTGAACGAGCTTACTGAAGTTGAAAAACAACTATCTAGAGAGGGAAGAGCAGACAGGGTTTATGCTTCAAAACAAGCA TTTCAAGAACTAGCTGGAGGTTACCTACAAGAGGCTGAGTGGAGATATCATAGACACGTGCCATCATTCGAAGAGTATTTGAGGAATGGATTAATTACTTCTACGTATGATGTTTTCATAAAATCTTCTTTAATGGTTATGGGAGATATTGTTTGTGACAAGGCTTTGGCTTGGTATGAAAGTCGTACAAATATTGAGGAAGCTGCAAAGTTACTAGGAAGAATTTATAATGATGTTACAACTTACCAG TTTGAGGGTGAAAGAGCACAACAAGTCGAATCAGTGCATACGTATATGAAGACTTTCGGGGTGCCAGAAAATGTAGCTGTTAATGAACTCAAGAAAATGATTGAAAATAATTGGAAAGATATCAACGAGGGATGTCTTAAGCCAACTGAAGTTTCAATGGAACTTCTTGCACCAATTCTTAATCTTTCTAGAATGACTGATACGATATATAGGTACAATGACAGGTTCACTTTTCCAGAAAACACAATTGTGGAGTACGTTACGCTGTTATTCATAGATTCTGTTCCAAAGTATTAA